A single Gammaproteobacteria bacterium DNA region contains:
- a CDS encoding alkene reductase, with amino-acid sequence MSTDLFTPIPIGDLILPNRMVMAPMTRNRAIEGNVPNPLAATYYQQRATAGLLITEASQVSPGGVGYPATPGIHSEAQVAGWREVVNAVHKENGHIFIQLWYCGRISHPSLLPDHATPVAPSALRPAGEAFTASGPQPFVEPRALDTGEIPTIVAQYRHAAEMARRAGFDGIEVHGANGYLIDQFLRDGTNRRDDRYGGSVENRMRLLNEVLDAVCQVWPAQRVAVRLTPENSFNDMSDSDPQSHFAYFIEQLSGRGLAYLHVLEGDMMSKRGSLDYRALRERFSGPYMANNGYDQARAEQAIRQGDADLVSFGVPFLANPDLVRRFREGLPLNEPDQATFYGGDATGYTDYPMHQ; translated from the coding sequence ATGTCCACCGACCTGTTTACACCGATTCCCATAGGCGACCTGATCCTGCCCAACCGCATGGTGATGGCGCCCATGACCCGCAACCGGGCGATTGAGGGCAACGTGCCCAATCCGCTGGCGGCGACCTACTATCAACAGCGGGCCACGGCCGGGCTGCTGATCACCGAGGCCTCACAGGTCTCGCCCGGGGGCGTCGGTTATCCGGCCACGCCGGGGATCCATAGCGAGGCGCAGGTGGCCGGCTGGCGCGAGGTGGTTAATGCCGTGCACAAGGAAAACGGGCATATCTTTATCCAGTTATGGTACTGCGGACGCATCTCCCACCCCAGCCTGCTGCCGGACCATGCCACCCCGGTGGCGCCCTCCGCCCTGCGCCCCGCGGGCGAGGCGTTTACCGCCAGCGGCCCGCAGCCGTTTGTGGAACCCCGCGCCCTGGACACCGGGGAGATCCCCACCATCGTCGCCCAATACCGGCACGCCGCGGAGATGGCCCGGCGCGCCGGTTTCGACGGTATCGAGGTGCACGGCGCCAATGGCTACCTGATCGATCAGTTCCTGCGCGACGGCACCAACCGGCGTGACGACCGCTACGGCGGCAGCGTGGAGAACCGCATGCGCCTGCTCAACGAGGTGCTGGATGCGGTGTGTCAGGTGTGGCCGGCCCAACGGGTAGCGGTGCGCCTCACCCCGGAGAACAGCTTCAACGACATGTCCGACTCCGACCCGCAATCCCACTTCGCCTACTTCATCGAGCAGCTCAGTGGCCGCGGCCTGGCCTACCTGCATGTGCTGGAGGGGGACATGATGAGCAAGCGCGGCAGCCTGGACTACCGCGCCCTGCGCGAGCGCTTCAGTGGCCCGTACATGGCCAACAATGGCTATGACCAGGCGCGGGCCGAGCAGGCCATCCGCCAGGGCGACGCGGATCTGGTGTCGTTCGGCGTACCGTTTCTCGCCAACCCCGACCTGGTGCGCCGTTTCCGGGAAGGCCTGCCGCTCAATGAACCGGATCAGGCCACCTTCTACGGCGGTGACGCCACCGGTTACACGGACTATCCGATGCATCAATAG
- a CDS encoding carboxymuconolactone decarboxylase family protein — MTTFTFHDETTAPEKALPSMAQAKQTFGFVPNLISGMANSPALAAGYLSLSGLYAGSSLSPQEQQVALLAVSRYNGCDYCVAAHSMVANLVQVPADAVEALRDDRPIADPRLEALRTFTAKMVDKRGWLSEADIQQFLDAGFDMQQVGDVVLAVGMKTLSNYFNHIAQTPLDAAMSPFAWEGKPTQGA; from the coding sequence ATGACAACATTCACCTTTCACGATGAAACGACGGCCCCCGAAAAGGCCCTGCCGAGCATGGCACAGGCCAAACAGACCTTCGGCTTCGTCCCCAACCTGATCAGCGGCATGGCCAACTCACCCGCCCTGGCCGCGGGCTATCTCAGCCTCTCCGGCCTCTATGCCGGCAGCAGCCTGAGCCCGCAGGAGCAACAGGTCGCCCTGCTGGCGGTGAGCCGCTACAACGGCTGTGACTACTGTGTCGCCGCGCACTCCATGGTCGCGAACCTGGTCCAGGTGCCAGCCGATGCAGTGGAGGCGCTGCGGGATGATCGACCCATCGCCGATCCCCGCCTGGAGGCCCTGCGCACCTTCACCGCCAAAATGGTGGACAAGCGTGGCTGGCTGAGCGAGGCGGATATCCAGCAATTTCTCGACGCCGGCTTTGACATGCAGCAGGTGGGTGACGTGGTTCTGGCCGTAGGCATGAAGACCCTGAGCAACTACTTCAACCACATCGCACAGACCCCGCTCGATGCGGCCATGAGCCCGTTTGCCTGGGAGGGCAAGCCCACCCAGGGGGCCTGA
- a CDS encoding TetR family transcriptional regulator C-terminal domain-containing protein, with protein sequence MPRPIEFDRDDTLRRAMTVFWRQGYHATSIRDLIAATQLQPGSLYGAFRNKRSLFIAALDAYFAGIRERIQACLHTQHSPLGQLRVFFDRLIDEAVADADSKGCLLVNTLLEMPAEDAEINQRVCAMFTEVEAEFERVLREARDRGELAADRDPVALARLLIVGIYGLRVYHKTRPGAACLHEIVDGLFTALGVTGPLDAAPGASR encoded by the coding sequence ATGCCACGTCCCATTGAATTTGATCGTGATGACACCCTGCGCCGCGCCATGACCGTGTTCTGGCGCCAGGGCTACCACGCCACCTCGATCAGGGATCTGATCGCCGCTACCCAGCTGCAGCCGGGCAGCCTGTACGGCGCCTTTCGGAACAAGCGCAGCCTGTTTATCGCGGCACTGGATGCCTACTTTGCCGGCATCCGTGAGCGGATACAGGCGTGTCTGCACACGCAGCACTCGCCGCTGGGGCAGTTGCGGGTATTTTTTGACCGGCTGATCGATGAGGCGGTGGCTGATGCGGACAGCAAGGGTTGCCTGCTGGTCAACACCCTGCTGGAGATGCCGGCGGAGGATGCGGAGATCAACCAGCGGGTCTGCGCCATGTTTACCGAGGTGGAGGCGGAGTTTGAGCGCGTGCTGCGCGAGGCCCGGGATCGCGGGGAGCTGGCCGCCGACAGGGACCCCGTGGCCCTGGCCCGCCTGCTGATTGTCGGTATCTACGGTCTGCGGGTCTATCACAAGACCCGCCCCGGCGCGGCCTGTCTGCACGAGATCGTCGACGGCCTGTTCACGGCCCTGGGTGTGACAGGGCCGCTGGACGCGGCACCCGGCGCATCCCGTTAA
- a CDS encoding MFS transporter, with translation MFGIAGSISSLLLSTAILLLGMGLQGTLLGLRAGVEGYSMTMTGIVMSSYFIGFAVGSIYCPRLIRQYGHIRAYAAMATLSSAVAVAFILNTDTWFWILLRIISGFCIVGMYMVIESWLNVLASNALRGRFFGIYMVITLLAMACGQHLLRLGEVASFELFAITTILISLAVLPVVLTRITEPKIATPKRLSLRRLYGISPLGVVGTLSAGLITGSIWGMGALYAARIGLDNIGIAWLMSAIIIGGATLQWPLGILSDVMDRRRVISLCCFSGAAMAVLNSLVSIDTGWLFYGVSFVFGGFAFTLYALSAAHVNDRIDSDQSLEAAQGLLQLYGIGAILGPLVASQALEHFGPRGMLILFALIMGFLGLFTLHRMHNRSAPPVEEQNEFIPLARTSPIALELSPLAEPADSPEKP, from the coding sequence ATGTTTGGCATTGCTGGTTCTATTTCTTCGCTACTATTGAGTACAGCCATTCTGCTGCTGGGCATGGGCCTGCAGGGTACCCTGCTGGGTCTGCGTGCCGGTGTGGAAGGCTACTCGATGACCATGACCGGCATCGTCATGTCGTCGTATTTCATCGGCTTTGCAGTGGGCAGCATTTACTGTCCCCGACTCATTCGGCAGTACGGGCATATTCGCGCCTACGCCGCCATGGCAACGCTGTCCTCGGCGGTAGCCGTAGCCTTTATCCTGAACACCGATACCTGGTTCTGGATTCTGCTGAGAATTATCAGCGGCTTCTGCATCGTGGGGATGTACATGGTGATCGAGAGCTGGCTCAACGTGCTGGCGAGCAACGCCCTGCGCGGTCGCTTCTTTGGCATCTACATGGTGATCACCCTGCTGGCCATGGCGTGCGGTCAGCACCTGCTGCGGTTGGGCGAGGTGGCCAGTTTCGAGCTGTTCGCCATCACCACGATTCTGATTTCCCTGGCGGTGCTGCCGGTGGTGCTGACCCGCATCACCGAACCAAAAATAGCGACCCCCAAAAGGCTCAGCCTGAGACGCCTGTATGGCATCTCGCCGCTGGGCGTTGTGGGCACCCTGTCGGCCGGTCTGATCACCGGTTCCATCTGGGGTATGGGCGCGCTGTATGCGGCCCGCATCGGGCTGGATAATATCGGCATCGCCTGGTTGATGAGCGCCATCATCATTGGTGGCGCCACGCTGCAATGGCCGCTGGGCATCTTGTCGGATGTGATGGATCGACGCCGGGTAATCAGCCTGTGCTGCTTTTCCGGCGCCGCGATGGCCGTGTTGAACAGTCTGGTGAGCATCGATACCGGCTGGCTGTTTTACGGTGTATCGTTCGTTTTTGGCGGTTTTGCCTTTACCCTCTATGCCCTGAGCGCGGCCCATGTGAATGACCGCATCGATTCGGATCAAAGCCTGGAGGCGGCCCAGGGCCTGTTGCAGCTGTATGGTATCGGCGCAATTCTCGGGCCGTTGGTCGCCAGTCAGGCGCTGGAACATTTCGGCCCCCGCGGCATGCTGATTCTGTTTGCGCTGATCATGGGCTTTCTCGGCCTGTTTACCCTGCACCGCATGCACAACCGCAGCGCACCCCCGGTCGAGGAACAGAATGAGTTTATCCCCCTGGCCCGCACCTCGCCCATCGCGCTGGAGCTGAGCCCGCTGGCTGAGCCGGCGGACAGCCCCGAAAAGCCCTGA
- a CDS encoding GNAT family N-acetyltransferase, translating to MEIVENKSNYLNDFIRLNEAWISKYFQIEEIDRELAANPQKIIEGGGYIFSLIENNKVIGVCALFNEGNGIYELARMTIQKEHRGNGYGGKLLEACINKLRQIGAREVYLVSNTMLKSAISLYEKYGFKTTNIGQHPVYARANITMAKQIS from the coding sequence ATGGAAATAGTTGAGAATAAAAGTAACTATTTAAATGACTTCATCCGTTTGAATGAAGCGTGGATCTCTAAATATTTTCAAATTGAGGAAATAGATCGGGAGCTTGCCGCAAATCCACAGAAAATAATTGAAGGTGGTGGTTATATATTCAGCCTTATCGAAAACAATAAGGTTATCGGTGTTTGTGCGCTATTCAATGAAGGCAACGGTATATATGAGCTTGCACGAATGACTATTCAAAAAGAACACCGTGGCAATGGTTATGGAGGTAAACTATTAGAAGCATGCATTAACAAACTGCGACAAATTGGTGCAAGAGAAGTATATCTTGTCTCGAATACAATGTTAAAGTCAGCCATTTCACTATATGAAAAATATGGATTCAAAACCACGAATATTGGGCAACATCCAGTTTACGCTAGGGCAAACATTACTATGGCGAAACAAATCTCATAA